Proteins co-encoded in one Christiangramia fulva genomic window:
- a CDS encoding efflux RND transporter periplasmic adaptor subunit, giving the protein MKTTIIHRLILSILGLMLASCANSEKKIVSEVEVKSDIQVTENQFKGNDMRLGQIQEKDFPQMVESTGIIDVPPENKAIISPYMEGYVKDTPLLIGDKVERGQFLVSLENPDYVQLQQDYLDALEQLQFLKSEYERQKTLAEEKITSQKNFLKAESDYKRNLSRYNALKKKLQMLNIDPSNVEKGNITSTVNLYAPISGSITEMMISKGMHVSAADKLMQITDINHLHLELNVFEKDVMKLKAGQDILVNIPEATEDTLAAEIHLIGKSIDEDKRTVRVHGHFKDEENNNFAAGMFVDAQIVIGSQKAMAIPSESVVSLDDKNYVLVLNSKEKNIYYLDRREVLTGDSYKGYTLIKNAADFKNGDQLLVKGAFPLITAE; this is encoded by the coding sequence ATGAAAACAACAATAATACATCGGTTAATTTTATCAATTTTGGGTCTAATGCTCGCTTCCTGTGCAAATTCTGAAAAGAAAATTGTTTCAGAAGTCGAGGTCAAATCCGATATTCAGGTAACAGAGAATCAGTTCAAAGGCAATGATATGCGGCTGGGCCAGATCCAGGAAAAGGATTTTCCACAGATGGTGGAATCTACGGGAATTATTGATGTTCCGCCGGAAAATAAGGCAATAATAAGTCCGTATATGGAAGGTTATGTGAAAGATACCCCGCTTTTAATTGGCGATAAGGTGGAGCGCGGACAATTTTTGGTGAGCCTGGAAAACCCTGATTATGTACAATTACAGCAGGATTATTTGGATGCACTGGAGCAGCTTCAGTTTTTAAAGTCGGAATACGAGCGACAAAAAACTCTGGCCGAAGAAAAAATCACTTCCCAAAAGAATTTTCTCAAAGCCGAAAGCGATTATAAAAGAAACCTTTCCAGGTATAATGCATTGAAGAAAAAGCTGCAGATGCTCAATATCGATCCTTCCAATGTGGAAAAAGGAAATATAACTTCAACAGTAAATCTTTACGCTCCAATTTCAGGGAGCATAACAGAAATGATGATTAGTAAAGGAATGCACGTTTCGGCTGCTGATAAGCTTATGCAAATTACTGATATCAATCACCTCCACCTGGAATTGAACGTTTTTGAAAAAGATGTTATGAAACTTAAAGCGGGGCAGGACATTCTTGTTAATATTCCTGAGGCTACAGAAGACACTCTTGCAGCCGAAATTCACCTTATTGGCAAATCTATAGATGAAGATAAACGAACCGTGCGCGTTCACGGTCATTTTAAAGATGAAGAAAATAATAATTTCGCAGCGGGGATGTTTGTGGATGCCCAGATCGTGATCGGATCGCAAAAAGCTATGGCGATTCCTTCAGAAAGCGTGGTTTCGCTTGACGACAAGAATTATGTTCTTGTTCTTAACTCGAAAGAAAAAAATATTTATTACCTCGATCGAAGAGAAGTATTAACGGGAGATAGCTATAAAGGTTATACTCTCATAAAAAATGCAGCCGATTTTAAAAATGGAGACCAGCTGCTGGTAAAAGGTGCATTTCCATTGATCACAGCGGAATAA
- a CDS encoding helix-turn-helix transcriptional regulator: MKNRLKVLRAENDMTQAQLAEETGVSRQTINAIEKGKFDPSLPLAFKFARLFKLQIEDIFEDEKN; encoded by the coding sequence ATGAAAAACCGACTCAAAGTACTGAGGGCAGAAAATGATATGACCCAGGCCCAGCTTGCAGAGGAAACCGGAGTTTCACGCCAGACCATAAACGCTATTGAAAAAGGCAAATTTGATCCCAGTTTACCTTTAGCTTTCAAATTTGCAAGGCTTTTCAAGCTACAAATTGAAGATATTTTTGAAGATGAAAAGAATTGA
- a CDS encoding family 43 glycosylhydrolase, which translates to MKSLIFTFLTGLFVVTSSFAQTVKSKENFKTYCNPLDIDYSYMSHYRASYDVSYRSGADPAVVRYKGKYYLFVTRSHGYWVSDDLSNWKFIRPQSWYFKGSNAPAAAVYKDKIIAYGDPSGRGPIIETDNPELGDWKTNFAVINLSNGIQDPDLFVDDDGRVYLYEESSNKWPIRVVELDTANYFIPKGEEKDLFKLHPEKHGWERFGQNHTSDIDPYIEGPWMVKHNGTYYLEFGAPGTQWNVYADGVYTSDSPMGPFKYAPYNPVSYKPGGFLTGSGHGSTIKDKNGNYWHFATMAISVNYKFERRIGMYPAGFEDDGQMYVNTAYGDYPHYLDLSEAKDHKHRFTGWMLLSYKKPVSTNSPVVKKDINVVDESGEGYMQEQIKDFSIQSINDENIRSYWVSEANNDSIYVQVDLQKPMRVRALQINFQDFNSHIFGRPDTLRQQFKIKASLDGKSWKTIADYSENKKDMPHAYIELQEPVEARYIRYDHKYVTNNFLSISEFRIFGKGQGPKPKTPKHFKVERQEDRRNADLSWEKVKGATGYVLYWGIEKNKLNLSVLMYNDSDYEIRALNTDQDYYFQVEAFNENGISEKSKILHVD; encoded by the coding sequence ATGAAATCTTTAATTTTCACTTTTTTGACCGGCCTTTTTGTTGTTACCTCTTCTTTCGCGCAGACGGTAAAATCAAAAGAGAATTTTAAGACCTATTGCAATCCGCTGGATATTGATTATTCCTATATGTCGCATTACAGGGCGAGCTATGATGTTTCTTATCGTTCAGGAGCTGATCCTGCGGTAGTAAGGTATAAGGGGAAATACTATTTGTTTGTGACCAGGTCTCATGGTTACTGGGTTTCAGATGATTTGAGCAACTGGAAGTTCATTCGTCCGCAAAGCTGGTATTTCAAAGGTTCCAACGCTCCCGCCGCTGCCGTTTATAAAGATAAAATTATCGCTTATGGGGATCCTTCGGGTAGGGGACCGATCATCGAGACCGATAATCCGGAGCTTGGGGACTGGAAAACAAATTTTGCCGTTATCAACCTTTCAAACGGAATTCAGGATCCTGATCTATTTGTTGACGATGACGGAAGGGTTTATCTTTATGAGGAATCTTCAAATAAATGGCCAATTCGGGTAGTGGAGTTGGACACGGCTAATTATTTTATTCCGAAAGGAGAAGAAAAAGACCTTTTTAAACTTCATCCGGAAAAACATGGCTGGGAGCGTTTCGGGCAAAACCATACTTCAGATATCGATCCTTATATCGAAGGCCCATGGATGGTGAAACACAACGGCACTTATTACCTCGAATTTGGTGCTCCGGGAACCCAGTGGAATGTTTATGCCGACGGGGTTTATACCAGTGACAGTCCTATGGGGCCTTTTAAATATGCACCTTACAATCCTGTTTCCTATAAACCGGGAGGTTTTCTCACCGGCTCTGGTCATGGAAGTACCATTAAGGATAAAAACGGTAATTACTGGCATTTCGCCACGATGGCGATTTCTGTTAATTACAAATTTGAAAGAAGAATCGGGATGTATCCCGCCGGATTTGAAGACGATGGCCAGATGTATGTGAACACGGCCTACGGCGATTATCCGCATTACCTTGACCTTTCTGAAGCAAAAGATCACAAACACCGATTTACCGGCTGGATGCTCCTTTCGTATAAAAAACCCGTTTCTACCAATTCTCCTGTGGTAAAAAAAGATATAAACGTCGTTGATGAGAGCGGGGAAGGTTATATGCAGGAGCAGATAAAAGATTTTTCCATCCAAAGTATCAATGATGAGAATATTCGTTCTTACTGGGTTTCGGAAGCTAATAACGACTCAATTTATGTGCAGGTAGACCTTCAGAAACCAATGCGGGTAAGGGCACTTCAGATTAATTTTCAGGATTTCAACAGCCATATTTTTGGAAGGCCTGACACCTTAAGGCAACAGTTCAAAATAAAAGCTTCCCTGGATGGCAAATCATGGAAAACCATTGCTGATTATTCTGAAAATAAAAAAGATATGCCTCACGCGTATATCGAATTGCAGGAACCGGTAGAGGCAAGGTATATAAGATATGACCATAAATATGTGACTAATAATTTTCTTTCTATTTCAGAATTTCGAATCTTCGGAAAAGGACAGGGTCCTAAACCCAAAACTCCTAAACACTTTAAAGTAGAAAGACAGGAAGATCGAAGAAACGCCGATCTTAGCTGGGAAAAGGTAAAGGGAGCAACCGGTTATGTTCTCTACTGGGGCATTGAAAAAAATAAACTAAATCTCTCGGTGTTAATGTATAATGACTCAGATTATGAAATAAGGGCGCTAAATACCGATCAGGATTATTACTTCCAGGTTGAGGCTTTCAATGAAAACGGGATTTCTGAAAAAAGTAAAATTCTGCATGTTGATTAA
- a CDS encoding ZIP family metal transporter: protein MSHWIIAGLWGLFSGSSLVVGSLIGYYIKLSPRKIAIIMGFGAGVLISALSFELMEEAFKQSGLWASSFGFISGALIYFVANFILEKLGAKHRKRSRQQPSEEENEGSGLAIAMGALLDGIPESMAIGISMLGGGTISLATVIAIFISNLPEGLSSSSGMKNAGRSKKFIFGIWGGIAIISGIAAILGYTVFGQLSATITGTTLAVAAGAILNMVSATMIPEAFDKGHNLIGIVTVLGFLGSFLLSHLA, encoded by the coding sequence ATGTCGCATTGGATAATAGCCGGTTTATGGGGATTATTTTCAGGGAGTTCTCTCGTAGTAGGTTCATTAATTGGATATTACATCAAACTTTCGCCACGCAAAATTGCCATTATAATGGGTTTTGGGGCCGGAGTTCTCATTTCGGCACTTTCTTTTGAATTGATGGAAGAAGCCTTTAAACAAAGCGGCCTTTGGGCTTCCTCCTTCGGATTCATCAGTGGTGCCCTGATTTATTTTGTTGCTAATTTCATTCTGGAAAAATTAGGTGCAAAACACCGTAAAAGATCCCGTCAACAACCTTCAGAAGAAGAAAATGAGGGAAGCGGCCTTGCTATAGCCATGGGAGCTTTGCTGGATGGCATTCCCGAATCTATGGCCATTGGGATAAGCATGCTTGGTGGCGGCACAATAAGCCTCGCAACCGTAATCGCTATTTTCATTTCCAATTTACCCGAAGGGCTTTCAAGTTCTTCAGGAATGAAAAATGCGGGAAGATCAAAAAAATTCATTTTTGGGATCTGGGGTGGCATCGCTATTATTTCAGGAATAGCGGCTATTTTGGGTTATACCGTATTTGGGCAGCTTTCCGCTACCATCACCGGAACAACTTTAGCGGTAGCCGCGGGAGCAATTCTAAATATGGTTTCGGCTACAATGATCCCTGAAGCTTTTGATAAAGGACATAATCTTATAGGAATTGTAACCGTGCTCGGATTTCTCGGTTCTTTTCTCCTGTCACATCTCGCGTGA